The Sesamum indicum cultivar Zhongzhi No. 13 linkage group LG2, S_indicum_v1.0, whole genome shotgun sequence genome contains a region encoding:
- the LOC105156603 gene encoding polygalacturonase-1 non-catalytic subunit beta-like has product MHSSTAPPLFLLLLLISCSFPSHDVVLAALAGENPFTPKGYVVRYWKKQISNNLPEPSFLLDKASPLTAAEYASFCKLVNDQNALSTHLPLFCTKANLICFPDLSPSLEKHMDNVDFATYLNKNFTNYGGDRLGGVDSFKNYSDGDNVVSDNFRRYSRDAVGHNEKFTSYATEVNMADQSFSGYGTASTGGDGEFSNYNHGVNVPNLRFNEYADNSNGRKQIFTEYTTDINAGDQTFTSYGKNGNGATNEFTNYGKNSNVMGSNFKNYGETGNGGNDTFTSYGDETNNPQNTFKNYGAEGNSAVESFKSYRSDSNVGGDDFRSYGKQSNAAQMDFATYAQDVTDGNTKFSGYGEDASAQTVDFKQYALNTTFKAYAKEGVTFASYTNESAAAAASLAAKGKKVNRWAVEPGKFFREEMLKSGSVMPMPDIRDKMPKRSFLPRAIVTKLPFSTSKIDELKNIFHAENDSSMTSMLVNSLNECERAPSPGETKRCVASIEDMIDFATSVLGRNVAVRTTENTQGSNGNITIGQVKGINGGNVTKSVSCHQSLFPYLVYYCHSVPKVRVYEADILDAESKARINHGVAICHLDTSSWSPGHGAFIALGSGPGKIEVCHWIFENDMTWTVAD; this is encoded by the exons ATGCACTCCTCCACCGCTCCGCCTCTTTTCCTCCTCCTCTTACTCATCTCCTGCTCTTTTCCATCCCACGAT GTGGTGTTGGCCGCCCTCGCCGGAGAAAACCCTTTTACTCCAAAGGGCTACGTAGTCCGTTACTGGAAGAAACAAATCTCCAACAACTTGCCGGAACCATCGTTCTTGCTCGACAAAGCCTCGCCGCTAACCGCCGCGGAATATGCCTCCTTCTGCAAACTCGTCAATGATCAAAACGCCCTTTCTACGCATCTCCCTCTTTTCTGCACCAAAGCCAACCTCATTTGCTTCCCCGATTTATCGCCAAGCCTGGAAAAACACATGGACAATGTCGACTTCGCCACGTACCTTAACAAGAATTTCACTAACTACGGCGGGGACAGGCTCGGCGGTGTTGACTCTTTCAAGAATTACTCCGACGGGGACAACGTAGTTTCAGACAATTTCCGCCGCTACAGCCGTGACGCCGTCGGCCACAATGAAAAGTTCACTAGCTACGCCACGGAAGTGAATATGGCAGACCAGAGCTTTAGCGGCTACGGCACTGCCTCCACTGGCGGCGACGGAGAATTCAGCAACTATAACCACGGCGTAAACGTGCCAAACCTCCGTTTCAACGAGTATGCCGATAACAGTAACGGACGGAAACAAATTTTCACTGAATACACCACAGATATCAATGCTGGCGACCAGACATTCACCAGCTACGGCAAGAACGGCAACGGCGCCACAAATGAATTCACCAACTACGGAAAAAATTCCAACGTTATGGGCtccaatttcaagaattacGGCGAGACTGGAAATGGTGGCAATGACACGTTCACTTCATACGGGGACGAAACAAATAACCCGCAGAACACATTCAAGAATTACGGCGCAGAAGGAAATTCTGCCGTCGAGAGTTTCAAGAGTTACAGGAGTGATTCTAATGTCGGAGGGGATGATTTCCGATCCTACGGAAAGCAATCAAATGCTGCCCAGATGGATTTCGCGACTTACGCGCAGGATGTCACTGATGGCAATACTAAATTTAGTGGGTACGGCGAAGATGCCTCTGCCCAAACTGTCGATTTCAAGCAATATGCTCTGAACACCACTTTCAAAGCCTATGCAAAAGAAGGTGTCACATTTGCTAGCTACACTAATGAGAGCGCTGCCGCAGCTGCTTCCTTAGCAGCCAAGGGCAAAAAGGTAAATAGGTGGGCAGTGGAGCCGGGGAAATTTTTCAGAGAGGAGATGTTGAAGAGTGGCAGTGTCATGCCTATGCCTGATATTAGGGACAAAATGCCCAAAAGGTCGTTTTTGCCGCGGGCTATTGTTACAAAATTACCCTTTTCGACCTCCAAGATTGATGAACTAAAGAACATTTTCCATGCCGAGAATGATTCCAGCATGACGAGCATGCTGGTTAATTCATTAAACGAGTGTGAGAGGGCACCAAGCCCTGGTGAGACCAAGCGGTGTGTGGCCTCGATCGAGGACATGATCGACTTTGCAACCTCCGTTCTTGGCCGGAATGTAGCCGTCCGCACGACAGAGAATACACAAGGGTCGAATGGTAATATCACGATCGGGCAGGTCAAAGGGATCAACGGTGGGAACGTGACCAAATCAGTGTCTTGTCATCAGAGCCTATTCCCGTACTTGGTATACTACTGCCATTCAGTTCCAAAAGTTCGGGTCTACGAAGCGGATATTTTGGATGCGGAATCCAAGGCCAGAATAAACCATGGTGTTGCCATCTGTCATTTGGATACCTCATCTTGGAGCCCGGGGCATGGGGCCTTCATTGCATTGGGTTCAGGCCCCGGCAAGATTGAGGTGTGCCATTGGATCTTTGAGAATGATATGACTTGGACAGTGGCAGATTAA
- the LOC105156604 gene encoding carbonic anhydrase 2-like isoform X1 has translation MAGTFKKCITLCCTRKPVKEEMVKDTYEEAIAGLKKLLSEKGELEAAAAAKIRQLTAELGGATEKGAVEKPASDPDERIRTGFDHFKKEKYDKNPALYGQLAKGQAPKFLVFACSDSRVCPSHVLNFQPGEAFMVRNIANMVPPFDKTKYSGVGAAIEYAVLHLKVENILVIGHSCCGGIKGLMSIPEDATTHTHQSDFIEEWVNICKAAKAKVRTECSNLDFDQQCTLLEKEAVNISLANLLSYPFVREGVMKKTLLLKGGHYDFVKGSFQLWDFDSKPLPSITL, from the exons ATGGCTGGAACGTTCAAGAAATGCATTACGCTGTGCTGCACCAGGAAACCCGTG AAAGAGGAAATGGTAAAGGACACGTACGAGGAAGCCATCGCAGGACTGAAGAAGCTTCTTAG TGAGAAAGGCGAGCTGGAGGCGGCTGCCGCCGCGAAGATCAGACAGTTGACGGCGGAGTTGGGTGGGGCCACCGAGAAGGGGGCGGTTGAGAAGCCGGCCTCGGACCCGGATGAGAGGATCCGAACCGGGTTCGATCACTTCAAGAAAGAGAAATACGA CAAAAATCCTGCTTTATATGGTCAGCTTGCCAAAGGACAAGCCCCAAAG TTCTTGGTTTTTGCGTGCTCGGATTCCCGAGTATGCCCTTCCCACGTCTTGAATTTCCAACCAGGGGAGGCATTCATGGTCCGAAACATTGCCAACATGGTTCCACCATTTGACAAG ACGAAATATTCGGGAGTGGGGGCTGCCATTGAATATGCAGTACTGCATCTGAAG GTGGAGAACATATTGGTAATTGGGCACAGCTGTTGTGGAGGCATAAAGGGGCTCATGTCCATTCCTGAGGATGCCACCACTCACACTCATCAGAG TGATTTTATAGAAGAGTGGGTCAACATTTGCAAGGCTGCTAAGGCGAAGGTGCGAACAGAATGCAGCAATTTAGATTTCGATCAGCAGTGCACTCTCCTTGAGAAG GAAGCTGTGAATATATCACTGGCCAACTTGTTAAGCTATCCATTTGTGAGGGAAGGTGTGATGAAGAAAACCCTTTTGTTGAAGGGAGGACACTATGATTTTGTCAAGGGTTCTTTCCAGCTTTGGGACTTCGACTCCAAGCCATTACCCTCTATCACACTCtga
- the LOC105156604 gene encoding carbonic anhydrase 2-like isoform X2: protein MVKDTYEEAIAGLKKLLSEKGELEAAAAAKIRQLTAELGGATEKGAVEKPASDPDERIRTGFDHFKKEKYDKNPALYGQLAKGQAPKFLVFACSDSRVCPSHVLNFQPGEAFMVRNIANMVPPFDKTKYSGVGAAIEYAVLHLKVENILVIGHSCCGGIKGLMSIPEDATTHTHQSDFIEEWVNICKAAKAKVRTECSNLDFDQQCTLLEKEAVNISLANLLSYPFVREGVMKKTLLLKGGHYDFVKGSFQLWDFDSKPLPSITL from the exons ATGGTAAAGGACACGTACGAGGAAGCCATCGCAGGACTGAAGAAGCTTCTTAG TGAGAAAGGCGAGCTGGAGGCGGCTGCCGCCGCGAAGATCAGACAGTTGACGGCGGAGTTGGGTGGGGCCACCGAGAAGGGGGCGGTTGAGAAGCCGGCCTCGGACCCGGATGAGAGGATCCGAACCGGGTTCGATCACTTCAAGAAAGAGAAATACGA CAAAAATCCTGCTTTATATGGTCAGCTTGCCAAAGGACAAGCCCCAAAG TTCTTGGTTTTTGCGTGCTCGGATTCCCGAGTATGCCCTTCCCACGTCTTGAATTTCCAACCAGGGGAGGCATTCATGGTCCGAAACATTGCCAACATGGTTCCACCATTTGACAAG ACGAAATATTCGGGAGTGGGGGCTGCCATTGAATATGCAGTACTGCATCTGAAG GTGGAGAACATATTGGTAATTGGGCACAGCTGTTGTGGAGGCATAAAGGGGCTCATGTCCATTCCTGAGGATGCCACCACTCACACTCATCAGAG TGATTTTATAGAAGAGTGGGTCAACATTTGCAAGGCTGCTAAGGCGAAGGTGCGAACAGAATGCAGCAATTTAGATTTCGATCAGCAGTGCACTCTCCTTGAGAAG GAAGCTGTGAATATATCACTGGCCAACTTGTTAAGCTATCCATTTGTGAGGGAAGGTGTGATGAAGAAAACCCTTTTGTTGAAGGGAGGACACTATGATTTTGTCAAGGGTTCTTTCCAGCTTTGGGACTTCGACTCCAAGCCATTACCCTCTATCACACTCtga
- the LOC105156605 gene encoding 2-methylene-furan-3-one reductase → MKAWIYSEYGGVEVLKLESNVAVPEVKDDQVLIKVAAAALNPVDFKRRLGLIKATDSPLPIVPGHDVAGIVVKVGSQVKELKEGDEVYGDINEKALEKPKQLGSLAEYTVAEEKLLAVKPRNLDFVQAAALPLAIETAYEGLEKAGLSEGKSILVLGGAGGVGSLVIQLAKQVFGASRIAATSSTQKLEFLKSLGADLVIDYTKENFEDLPEKFDVVYDAVGQSDRAVKAVKEGGGVVTIFGPVTPPAIGFVVTSNGEFLKKLNPYLESGKVKAVLDPNGPFPFDKVNEAFSYLETNRATGKVVIFPIP, encoded by the exons ATGAAGGCCTGGATTTACAGTGAATACGGGGGTGTTGAGGTTTTGAAGCTGGAGTCTAATGTTGCTGTGCCTGAAGTTAAGGATGATCAGGTGTTGATTAAGGTGGCTGCTGCTGCTCTTAATCCTGTTGATTTCAAGAGGAGACTTGGGCTGATCAAGGCCACTGATTCACCTCTTCCT ATTGTTCCAGGGCACGATGTTGCCGGCATCGTTGTTAAAGTTGGGAGTCAAGTGAAGGAGCTGAAGGAAGGAGATGAAGTGTACGGAGACATCAATGAGAAAGCATTGGAAAAACCCAAACAGTTGGGTTCTTTAGCTGAGTACACGGTTGCTGAGGAGAAATTATTGGCTGTGAAGCCCAGGAATCTTGATTTTGTCCAGGCTGCAGCTCTCCCTCTTGCAATTGAGACAGCCTATGAAGGTCTCGAAAAGGCTGGCTTGTCTGAGGGAAAATCTATTCTTGTCCTTGGAGGTGCTGGTGGTGTTGGATCCCTTGTCATTCAG CTTGCGAAACAGGTCTTTGGTGCTTCAAGAATTGCAGCCACTTCCAGCACTCAAAAACTGGAATTTCTAAAGAGCCTGGGCGCTGATTTGGTGATCGACTACACCAAGGAGAACTTCGAAGATTTGCCTGAGAAATTCGATGTAGTCTATGATGCTGTCG GGCAAAGCGATCGGGCGGTGAAGGCAGTGAAGGAAGGTGGTGGTGTCGTAACCATATTCGGTCCGGTCACACCACCCGCAATTGGATTTGTGGTCACTTCAAATGGAGAGTTCTTAAAGAAACTGAATCCGTATCTGGAGAGTGGGAAGGTGAAGGCGGTGCTCGATCCGAACGGACCCTTTCCTTTCGACAAGGTGAATGAAGCTTTCTCCTACCTGGAAACGAATCGAGCCACTGGAAAGGTGGTCATATTTCCAATTCCGTAA